Proteins from a single region of Thunnus maccoyii chromosome 23, fThuMac1.1, whole genome shotgun sequence:
- the LOC121890763 gene encoding histone H2B 3-like, whose translation MPDPVKAPKKGSKKAVSKATKTGKKKRKTRKESYAIYVYKVLKQVHPDTGISSKAMGIMNSFVGDIFERIAGEASRLAHYNKRSTITSREIQTAVRLLLPGELAKHAVSEGTKAVTKYTSSK comes from the coding sequence ATGCCTGATCCAGTCAAAGCACCGAAGAAAGGCTCCAAGAAAGCCGTCTCTAAAGCCACCAAGACCggcaagaagaagagaaagaccaGGAAGGAGAGCTACGCCATCTACGTGTACAAGGTGCTGAAGCAGGTCCACCCCGACACCGGCATCTCCTCCAAGGCCATGGGCATCATGAACTCCTTCGTGGGGGACATCTTTGAACGCATCGCCGGTGAGGCTTCCCGCCTTGCTCACTACAACAAGCGCTCCACCATCACCTCCAGGGAGATCCAGACCGCCGTCCGCCTGCTGCTGCCCGGTGAGCTGGCCAAACACGCCGTGTCCGAGGGCACCAAGGCCGTCACCAAGTACACCAGCTCCAAGTAA
- the LOC121890767 gene encoding histone H4, producing the protein MSGRGKGGKGLGKGGAKRHRKVLRDNIQGITKPAIRRLARRGGVKRISGLIYEETRGVLKVFLENVIRDAVTYTEHAKRKTVTAMDVVYALKRQGRTLYGFGG; encoded by the coding sequence ATGAGCGGAAGAGGAAAAGGCGGCAAAGGACTCGGTAAAGGAGGCGCTAAGCGTCACCGTAAAGTCCTCCGTGATAACATCCAGGGAATCACCAAACCCGCCATCCGCCGTCTGGCTCGCCGCGGCGGCGTGAAGCGTATCTCCGGTCTGATCTACGAGGAGACCCGCGGTGTGCTGAAGGTGTTCCTGGAGAACGTGATCCGTGATGCCGTCACCTACACCGAGCACGCCAAGAGGAAGACCGTGACCGCCATGGACGTGGTTTACGCGCTGAAGAGGCAGGGCCGCACCCTGTACGGCTTCGGAGGTTAA
- the LOC121890758 gene encoding histone H2A-like, translating into MSGRGKTGAGKARAKAKTRSSRAGLQFPVGRVHRLLRKGNYAERVGAGAPVYLAAVLEYLTAEILELAGNAARDNKKTRIIPRHLQLAVRNDEELNKLLGGVTIAQGGVLPNIQAVLLPKKTEKPAKK; encoded by the coding sequence ATGTCTGGGCGAGGAAAAACTGGTGCCGGTAAGGCCAGAGCGAAGGCAAAGACCCGTTCCTCCCGGGCCGGGCTTCAGTTCCCGGTCGGCAGAGTCCACAGGCTGCTGAGGAAGGGCAACTATGCGGAGCGTGTCGGTGCCGGAGCCCCGGTGTACCTGGCGGCGGTGCTGGAGTATCTGACCGCTGAGATCCTGGAGCTGGCCGGAAACGCTGCCCGCGACAACAAGAAGACCAGGATCATCCCCCGTCACCTGCAGCTGGCTGTCCGCAACGACGAGGAGCTCAACAAGCTGCTGGGCGGAGTGACCATCGCTCAGGGCGGCGTGCTGCCCAACATCCAGGCTGTGCTGCTGCCCAAGAAGACCGAGAAGCCCGCCAAGAAGTAA